One Oryza glaberrima chromosome 10, OglaRS2, whole genome shotgun sequence DNA segment encodes these proteins:
- the LOC127753545 gene encoding uncharacterized protein LOC127753545 has product MGMDSSGDGGGKAVGAAPSWVEESPAPGPRLRLPLPFPPASAVQQAPLWIQPAVSLYGYTMSMPGDAQPEGSHQSASSAKPALSSCRRNKSENTSFVSDLRDHIQEFIHASPNEHRTCFTKTIKRMFGMSKVVAERSTEAKEPGAESVLPLQTTVSR; this is encoded by the exons ATGGGGATGGATTCGTCTGGCGATGGAGGGGGCAAGGCCGTGGGGGCTGCGCCGTCTTGGGTGGAGGAGAGCCCTGCCCCGGGCCCCCGGCTCCGGCTTCCGCTCCCATTCCCGCCGGCATCGGCGGTGCAGCAGGCGCCTCTCTGGATCCAGCCGGCAG TTTCCCTATACGGCTATACCATGTCGATGCCTGGTGATGCCCAACCTGAAGGTTCTCACCAATCCGCTTCCTCCGCAAAACCTGCCTTGTCATCGTGCCGGAGGAATAAATCTGAGAACACGTCATTTGTCTCAGATTTGAGAGATCACATCCAGGAGTTTATCCATGCTTCCCCGAATGAGCACAGGACCTGTTTTACCAAGACTATCAAGAGAATGTTTGGCATGTCAAAGGTCGTTGCAGAGAGATCCACCGAAGCAAAGGAACCTGGAGCTGAAAGTGTTTTGCCACTTCAGACCACGGTGTCGCGGTAG
- the LOC127753544 gene encoding metalloendoproteinase 1-MMP-like: protein MFLCRRAAAASCLVAAVAMVVVLGLPVVHGHGHGHGGVAWHSFKQLLDAGRGSHVTGLAELKRYLARFGYMAKPGRDTTDAFDEHLEVAVRRYQTRLSLPVTGRLDNATLDQIMSPRCGVGDDDVERPVSVALSPGAQGGVVSRFTFFKGEPRWTRSDPPIVLSYAVSPTATVGYLPPAAVRAVFQRAFARWARTIPVGFVETDDYEAADIKVGFYAGNHGDGVPFDGPLGILGHAFSPKNGRLHLDASEHWAVDFDVDATASAIDLESVATHEIGHVLGLGHSASPRAVMYPSIKPREKKVRLTVDDVEGVQALYGSNPQFSLSSLSEQGTSSSSPRRLLAGSARLLCTVLVILVTQL, encoded by the coding sequence ATGTTCCTATGTCGCCGCGCGGCTGCCGCGTCGtgcctggtcgccgccgtggcgatggtggtggtgctcggGCTCCCCGTGGTGCACGGGCacgggcacgggcacggcggcgtggcgtggcacTCGTTCAAGCAGCTGCTCGACGCGGGGCGAGGGAGCCATGTCACGGGGCTCGCGGAGCTGAAGCGGTACCTGGCGAGGTTCGGGTACATGGCGAAGCCGGGGCGTGACACGACGGACGCCTTCGACGAGCACCTCGAGGTCGCCGTGAGGAGGTACCAGACGAGGCTCAGCCTGCCGGTCACCGGCCGGCTCGACAACGCCACGCTCGATCAGATCATGTCGCCGCGCTGCGGCGTCGGGGATGACGATGTGGAGCGCCCCGTGTCCGTCGCGCTCTCGCCGGGGGCGCAGGGCGGCGTGGTCAGCCGGTTCACGTTCTTCAAGGGCGAGCCGCGGTGGACGCGGTCGGACCCGCCGATCGTGCTGTCCTACGCCGTCTCGCCGACGGCCACCGTCGGCTacctgccgccggccgccgtgcgtGCCGTGTTCCAGCGCGCGTTCGCGCGGTGGGCGCGGACGATCCCCGTGGGCTTCGTCGAGACGGACGACTACGAGGCGGCCGACATCAAGGTGGGCTTCTACGCCGGCAaccacggcgacggcgtgccGTTCGACGGGCCGCTCGGCATCCTCGGCCACGCCTTCTCCCCAAAGAACGGGCGGCTCCACCTCGACGCGTCGGAGCACTGGGCGGTGGACTTCGACGTCGACGCGACGGCGTCGGCCATCGACCTGGAGTCCGTGGCGACGCACGAGATCGGCCATGTCCTGGGGCTCGGCCACtcggcgtcgccgcgcgccgtcatGTACCCGAGCATCAAGCCGCGGGAGAAGAAGGTGCGCCTCACCGTGGACGACGTCGAGGGCGTGCAGGCGTTGTACGGCTCCAACCCACAGTTCAGCCTCAGCTCGCTCTCCGAGCAGGGCACGTCCAGCTCGTCGCCGCGGCGCTTGCTTGCTGGATCAGCTAGGCTGCTTTGTACAGTCTTGGTCATACTTGTGACGCAATTGTAG